A window from Armatimonadota bacterium encodes these proteins:
- a CDS encoding 1-deoxy-D-xylulose-5-phosphate reductoisomerase, whose amino-acid sequence MRRLVLLGSTGSIGRATLEVVDHLGDVQVVGLAARRNVEGLAAQVARYRPQAVAVEDVASAHRLRGLLPAGTALLAGPEAIAELAAHPAADMVLVAVVGIAGLVPTLAALRAGKDVALATKEALVAGGSLVMAQARARGAALLPVDSEHSAIFQCLQGVSREAVRRIILTASGGPFLHRPLETLGEATPEEALAHPTWKMGPKVTVDSATLMNKGLEVIEARWLFDLPPERIDVVIHPQSLVHGMVELVDGSVLAQIAAPDMRLPIQLALTFPERRSSPLRPLAWERGGGVTMTFTPPPPERYPCLALAREALQAGGTAPAVVNAANEVVVRLFLERRISFGEIPRLLRRTLDAHRVVADPTLEDVLAADAWARETVTRFGAEVRR is encoded by the coding sequence GTGAGACGGCTGGTCCTGCTGGGATCCACCGGGTCCATCGGGCGGGCCACCCTGGAGGTCGTCGACCACCTGGGCGACGTCCAGGTGGTAGGGCTGGCCGCGCGGCGCAACGTGGAGGGTCTGGCGGCGCAGGTGGCGCGCTACCGTCCCCAGGCTGTGGCTGTGGAGGATGTCGCCTCGGCCCACCGCCTGCGCGGCCTGCTGCCCGCGGGAACGGCGCTGCTGGCAGGGCCGGAGGCCATCGCCGAGCTGGCCGCCCACCCCGCGGCGGACATGGTGCTGGTGGCGGTGGTGGGCATTGCCGGTCTGGTCCCCACGCTGGCCGCGCTGCGCGCGGGGAAGGACGTCGCCCTGGCCACCAAGGAGGCCCTGGTGGCCGGCGGTAGCCTGGTGATGGCGCAGGCACGGGCGCGCGGGGCGGCGCTGCTGCCGGTAGACAGCGAGCACAGCGCCATCTTCCAGTGCCTGCAGGGGGTGTCGCGGGAAGCGGTGCGGCGCATCATCCTCACCGCGTCCGGCGGACCGTTCCTGCACCGGCCGCTGGAGACGCTGGGCGAGGCCACGCCGGAGGAAGCGCTGGCCCACCCCACCTGGAAGATGGGCCCGAAGGTAACGGTGGACTCGGCTACGCTGATGAACAAGGGCCTGGAGGTCATCGAGGCCCGCTGGCTGTTCGACCTGCCGCCAGAGCGGATCGATGTGGTCATCCACCCGCAGAGCCTGGTGCACGGGATGGTGGAGCTGGTGGATGGGTCGGTGCTGGCGCAGATCGCCGCGCCGGACATGCGGCTGCCCATCCAGCTGGCCCTGACCTTTCCCGAGCGGCGCTCCTCTCCCCTGCGCCCACTGGCCTGGGAGCGGGGAGGGGGCGTGACCATGACCTTTACGCCACCCCCGCCGGAGCGCTATCCTTGCCTGGCCCTGGCCCGGGAGGCGCTGCAGGCCGGGGGAACGGCCCCGGCGGTGGTTAATGCGGCCAACGAGGTGGTGGTGCGCCTGTTCCTGGAGCGGCGCATCTCCTTCGGCGAGATCCCCCGGCTGCTGCGCCGCACACTGGATGCCCACCGCGTGGTCGCCGACCCCACGCTGGAGGATGTGCTTGCCGCCGACGCCTGGGCGCGGGAGACCGTCACCCGCTTTGGGGCCGAGGTGCGTAGATGA
- a CDS encoding phosphatidate cytidylyltransferase translates to MMVEVRPVAAGGTARRALTVALGIPLVLLPLYLGGWAWTALLVALALLGAREWIGLARASGLAPAASLVLGGTLLLYGCAVFRPQLLSGAGAGLAGAALAAQILPAGRPQAAANAGITLLGPVYLSLFAALDLLRRLPGGLAWTLLVVVSVWVADSAAYFGGRALGRHPLAPAISPAKTWEGAASGELGGVAAALVTAALAGLPLITAAAVGALAGTVGLLGDLAESALKRAAGLKDSGALLPGHGGVLDRFDAMLFVAPVVYALLVSVLR, encoded by the coding sequence ATGATGGTTGAGGTCCGGCCGGTGGCCGCTGGCGGGACCGCGCGCCGAGCGCTCACGGTCGCCCTGGGCATCCCCCTGGTTCTGCTTCCGCTCTACCTGGGCGGCTGGGCCTGGACCGCGCTGCTTGTGGCTCTGGCCCTCTTGGGGGCCCGGGAATGGATCGGTCTGGCCCGGGCATCCGGGCTGGCTCCGGCGGCGTCGCTCGTCCTGGGTGGGACGCTGCTGCTTTACGGCTGCGCGGTCTTCCGGCCCCAGCTGCTGTCGGGAGCGGGGGCCGGGCTGGCAGGAGCGGCCCTGGCCGCGCAGATTCTCCCGGCGGGCCGGCCGCAGGCTGCGGCCAACGCCGGGATCACTCTGCTTGGCCCGGTGTACCTTTCCCTCTTTGCCGCCCTGGACCTGCTCCGCCGCCTGCCCGGAGGGCTGGCCTGGACGCTCCTGGTAGTGGTCTCGGTGTGGGTGGCCGACTCTGCGGCCTACTTTGGCGGACGGGCCCTGGGCCGCCACCCCCTGGCCCCGGCCATCAGTCCGGCGAAGACCTGGGAGGGTGCAGCAAGCGGCGAGCTGGGCGGTGTGGCCGCGGCGCTGGTAACGGCTGCTCTGGCCGGGCTTCCCCTCATTACGGCGGCAGCGGTGGGCGCGCTCGCGGGGACGGTGGGGCTGCTGGGAGACCTGGCCGAGTCGGCGCTGAAGCGGGCGGCCGGCCTAAAGGACAGCGGCGCACTGCTGCCGGGGCACGGCGGGGTCCTGGACCGCTTCGACGCCATGCTCTTCGTCGCCCCCGTCGTCTACGCGCTGCTGGTCTCGGTGCTGCGGTGA
- a CDS encoding isoprenyl transferase, translated as MKAPERPPALPEIDLTRVPRHVAIIMDGNGRWARERGLPRLEGHRAGREAVRRTLEACRDLGIGYLTLYAFSTENWRRPSDEVAGLMELLQESVVAEAEELMRHGIRLRISGDLDRLPPQVAAPLREVVARTRGNDRLVLNFALNYGGRAELLHAVRRLAREVANGLLSPEAIDDARFARYLYTEGLPEPDLLIRTGGEQRISNFLLWQIAYTELYFCDIYWPDFSVADFYAAVAAYQQRQRRFGGLDDG; from the coding sequence ATGAAGGCACCTGAGCGCCCCCCCGCGCTCCCGGAGATCGACCTCACCCGCGTCCCCCGACACGTGGCCATTATCATGGATGGCAACGGCCGCTGGGCCAGGGAGCGCGGCCTGCCGCGTCTGGAGGGGCACCGCGCCGGGCGGGAGGCGGTGCGGCGGACGCTGGAGGCCTGCCGCGACCTGGGCATTGGCTACCTCACCCTGTATGCCTTCTCCACGGAGAACTGGCGGCGCCCCAGCGATGAGGTGGCCGGGTTGATGGAGCTGCTGCAGGAGTCCGTGGTTGCCGAGGCGGAGGAGCTCATGCGGCACGGCATCCGCCTGCGCATCTCCGGCGACCTGGACCGGCTGCCGCCGCAGGTGGCCGCGCCGCTGCGCGAGGTCGTGGCCCGCACCCGGGGAAACGACCGCCTGGTGCTGAACTTCGCCCTGAACTACGGCGGACGGGCCGAGCTTCTGCATGCGGTGCGCCGCCTGGCGAGGGAGGTGGCCAACGGGTTGCTGTCTCCGGAGGCCATCGACGATGCCCGCTTTGCCCGCTATCTCTACACCGAGGGGCTGCCCGAACCCGACCTGCTCATCCGCACGGGAGGGGAGCAGCGGATCAGCAACTTCCTCCTCTGGCAGATCGCCTACACGGAGCTGTACTTCTGCGACATCTACTGGCCCGACTTCTCCGTGGCCGATTTCTATGCGGCGGTGGCGGCCTACCAGCAGCGGCAGCGTCGTTTCGGAGGCCTCGATGATGGTTGA
- the frr gene encoding ribosome recycling factor: MIEDVIKDARTRMQKALEATRREFAAIRTGRANPALLEQIKVDYYGVPTPVNQLATITVPEPRLLLVAPWDKKIVKDVERAILKSELGLVPSSDGVVIRIPIPTLTEERRRDLVKVVRRHAEEGRVAVRNIRREAKEMIEELEDEGEVSEDDARRALEELQSLTDEFITAVDKALAAKEREIMEL; the protein is encoded by the coding sequence GGCCACGCGGCGCGAGTTCGCCGCCATCCGCACCGGACGGGCCAACCCCGCCCTGCTGGAGCAGATCAAGGTGGACTACTACGGGGTGCCCACGCCGGTGAACCAGCTGGCCACGATCACGGTGCCGGAGCCGCGCCTGCTGCTGGTGGCCCCCTGGGACAAGAAGATCGTCAAGGACGTGGAGCGGGCCATCCTCAAGAGCGAGCTGGGTCTGGTACCCAGCAGCGACGGCGTCGTCATCCGCATCCCTATCCCCACGCTAACGGAGGAGCGTCGCCGCGATCTGGTCAAGGTGGTCCGGCGGCATGCCGAGGAAGGGCGCGTGGCCGTGCGCAACATCCGCCGTGAGGCCAAAGAGATGATCGAGGAGCTGGAGGACGAAGGCGAGGTGTCCGAGGACGACGCCCGGCGCGCCCTGGAGGAGCTGCAGAGCCTGACCGACGAGTTCATCACCGCCGTGGACAAGGCGCTGGCTGCCAAGGAACGGGAGATTATGGAGCTGTGA